Genomic segment of Mucilaginibacter sabulilitoris:
GCCTTCAAGGAACAATTGAAACAGAAGATCGCTGCTAAATTAGATAAGAATTGAATGGTGTCACATCATGTAAACCTGTCAACTGACTTAAGATTTGTACGGTAGAATCGGCATTGAGGATTTTAGCAACCTCAAACGCAGCGAACAGATATTGTGCAATTCTAATATATAAAAGGGCAGATACGCGTCTTATCACCTGAATCTACCCTTTTAAAGTAAAAGTAAATGGGGTTTAATTACATTGACCGATGTTTGGATGCTCGTTCTTTCATAGCCCAATACATACCCTTTACCTTTTCGTCATACTCCAATGGATGCTCAAAATTCAATTTGCGATTTTCCAGCATTTGAGTCCCACCGCGAAAAACGTCAATTTCACCTGCCAGCAAACCTCTGATCGTGCTTTCAGCCACAGCCTCCGGAGTGTCCATATTGCTTGTGTTGGCTGTTTTCATCATTGGTGTATCTGTGGCCGTAGGGTAAACCGTCATTACATGTATTGGGAAATCGCGCAGCTCTCTGCGTAACGCTTCAGAAAAATTTACAGTTCCTGCCTTAGCAGCCGCGTAGGTAGCGTAAAAAGGCAAGCCGATTACGCCTAGTCCGGACGAAACATTAATGATCGCAGCTTCGGTGCTTTTCTTGAGTAGCGGGAGAGCATGCTTGGTCAACAAGATCAATCCCGTAAGATTAATGTCAATTTGAGCAATAATGTCTTCATCGCTGATATCTTCCAGGGGGCCCGCGCTCACCACACCGGCGTTGTTGATCAAAATATCAAGGCCGGCCCATTCCTGGTCAACCTTTTTAATAAAGGCCATAACATCAGTGGGATTACCCACGTTTCCATGCAGGTACAAAAAGGAGGCCTCGGGATAATCCTTTGCTAATTGATTTAACTTTGCTTCGTCCCGACCTGCTACTGCAAAACTCCTTGTGCCTGATTGATAAAGTGCATCCACGATGGCTCTGCCGATTCCGCTGGACCCGCCAGTTATCAGTACTTTTTTGTCGTTTAAATTCATAAAAATTTGGTATATAAATAGATGGATATTTTCACCCTGAATAGTTCAGGGTTTCACGAAAATTAGTCGCCAAATAATTTGTTTCCTTACAAGGGTAATAAAAAAAATCACGATCGACAATTGAGCGATCAAAACCATCGCTTCTGAAGGCAAGATCTCAAACTGACTTTTGCCCGGTGAATGATTACCCAGAAATTTGATTCTGATAATTTTAACTCATCACAGATAACATCTTTCGATGAATCATCCATGTGCTTCATTGTGAAAATAGTGAGCCAAAACGGAGGCAGCTTTTTCATACAGTCCTGCAGCACATTGTTTAATTCTTTATTATGCAGCGGATCCTGATCTTCAACCCCAAATGGAGCGGGCCAGTGCTCTGTTTTCCAGTTATTCAGATCAGGATCAAAATATTCAACCCGCTCTTCGTTAGTGCCGAGCGGCACTTTGATACCCTGTCTTGATTTTTTGCGGTAAGTATCTATGATTTTATATTTTAAAATTGCTGTTA
This window contains:
- a CDS encoding SDR family NAD(P)-dependent oxidoreductase, which codes for MNLNDKKVLITGGSSGIGRAIVDALYQSGTRSFAVAGRDEAKLNQLAKDYPEASFLYLHGNVGNPTDVMAFIKKVDQEWAGLDILINNAGVVSAGPLEDISDEDIIAQIDINLTGLILLTKHALPLLKKSTEAAIINVSSGLGVIGLPFYATYAAAKAGTVNFSEALRRELRDFPIHVMTVYPTATDTPMMKTANTSNMDTPEAVAESTIRGLLAGEIDVFRGGTQMLENRKLNFEHPLEYDEKVKGMYWAMKERASKHRSM
- a CDS encoding sigma-70 family RNA polymerase sigma factor, producing the protein MMLPNELSVNPQKWVDKHADYLYGYAITRISDEEVARDLVQETFLAALEALPEFEGKSTERTWLTAILKYKIIDTYRKKSRQGIKVPLGTNEERVEYFDPDLNNWKTEHWPAPFGVEDQDPLHNKELNNVLQDCMKKLPPFWLTIFTMKHMDDSSKDVICDELKLSESNFWVIIHRAKVSLRSCLQKRWF